The following are encoded together in the Mesoterricola sediminis genome:
- a CDS encoding SIS domain-containing protein, translating into MCGIVSICYGSDNASLGAEATELLKRLEYRGYDSTGGAFVDGAGEIRLLKKVGAPSRVCSAIGIDRERGARFIGQVRWATYGAVTDVNSQPHHVTCRLPFVGAHNGNISNTDSLKGWLTDLGHRVVSDNDGEMITHVAEAFYADNLEAPAEALEAGRRAAAALPAPPPDGALLLMDAARRADARAEGSYAAAFCDPRVPGVVAVKSGSSLYAGIGSDAHGPFVLVSSDLTSVLSKTRMLIPLSEGEGIWFTDREYAVFPLAGPLALSAPKPRRSKLNVRDTGLRPPFKYFMDQEIASSAENLDAILRYYFQDPATEALHQAFEARLDLGKAVLAKAAALNEAPDAEALREGFDRLLDDPALGELRAAVKPHREALGVGEPFTSEERGLLGDLARLAPGAAEDLALFDRLFVWKKQRRVSGLLQELAKAMREAKGRIFLVASGTSYHAALVGAYFFNNLAGVAVFPANPGTFRSMYLNTLEPGDLLVGITQSGETKDLVDIFQDVRARVPALRRVALVNNENSRIPQELSEFYLPLLCGPEIAVAATKSFLNQIAVLYALAASFSMNERRVVEQLRAARDLVERTLAGCGEAVEAAARRLHLEPSLHILGTGLIGLAREGALKIREVVLNHAEGYDAAEFKHGPNTILGKNTLFSIADLAGLLDAYEARRDGSPFPGGIDVLRANPDLVESHFSNYPLLFVCPRDERDVRITISQIHTHKIRGADILLIAEADPDLALAVAGRPMGDDRYQSLYLEVPPAPDPNLFVFAATLLLQRLAFRMSVLKMEYLDQLRVADHGVHPDSPKNVSKSITVD; encoded by the coding sequence ATGTGCGGAATCGTCTCCATCTGCTACGGGTCTGACAACGCGTCGCTGGGCGCCGAGGCCACTGAACTACTGAAAAGGCTTGAGTACCGTGGATACGATTCCACCGGCGGCGCCTTCGTGGACGGCGCCGGGGAGATCCGCCTCCTGAAGAAGGTGGGCGCCCCCAGCCGGGTCTGCTCCGCCATCGGCATCGACCGGGAGCGCGGCGCGCGGTTCATCGGCCAGGTGCGCTGGGCCACCTACGGCGCCGTCACCGACGTGAACAGCCAGCCCCACCACGTCACCTGCCGGCTGCCCTTCGTGGGCGCCCACAACGGCAACATCTCGAACACCGACTCCCTGAAGGGCTGGCTCACGGACCTCGGGCACCGGGTCGTCTCGGACAACGACGGGGAGATGATCACCCACGTCGCCGAGGCGTTCTACGCCGACAACCTGGAAGCCCCCGCCGAGGCCCTCGAGGCCGGCCGCCGCGCCGCGGCGGCCCTCCCCGCCCCGCCCCCGGACGGGGCCCTCCTCCTCATGGACGCCGCGCGCCGGGCCGACGCCCGCGCTGAAGGCTCGTACGCCGCCGCCTTCTGCGACCCCCGGGTCCCCGGCGTCGTCGCGGTGAAGTCGGGCTCCTCCCTCTACGCCGGGATCGGCTCGGACGCGCACGGGCCCTTCGTCCTCGTCTCCAGCGACCTCACCAGCGTCCTCAGCAAGACCCGGATGCTCATCCCCCTGAGCGAAGGCGAGGGCATCTGGTTCACGGACCGGGAGTACGCCGTCTTCCCCCTGGCCGGGCCCCTGGCGCTCTCGGCCCCGAAGCCCCGCCGCTCCAAGCTCAACGTGCGGGACACCGGCCTGCGGCCCCCCTTCAAGTACTTCATGGACCAGGAGATCGCCTCCTCCGCGGAGAACCTGGACGCCATCCTGCGCTACTACTTCCAGGACCCCGCCACCGAGGCCCTCCACCAGGCCTTCGAGGCCCGCCTGGACCTGGGCAAGGCCGTCCTGGCCAAGGCCGCGGCCCTGAACGAGGCCCCGGACGCCGAGGCCCTCCGGGAAGGGTTCGACAGGCTCCTGGACGATCCCGCCCTCGGGGAGCTGAGGGCCGCCGTGAAGCCCCACCGGGAGGCCCTCGGCGTCGGGGAGCCCTTCACCTCCGAGGAGCGGGGGCTGCTGGGGGACCTGGCCCGCCTGGCGCCCGGCGCCGCCGAGGACCTGGCCCTCTTCGACCGCCTTTTCGTGTGGAAGAAGCAGCGGCGCGTCTCGGGGCTCCTGCAGGAGCTCGCCAAGGCCATGCGCGAGGCCAAGGGCCGGATCTTCCTCGTGGCCTCCGGCACCTCGTACCACGCCGCGCTGGTGGGCGCCTACTTCTTCAACAACCTCGCGGGGGTGGCGGTCTTCCCGGCCAACCCGGGGACCTTCCGCTCCATGTACCTCAACACCCTGGAGCCGGGGGACCTGCTGGTGGGCATCACCCAGTCCGGCGAGACCAAGGACCTGGTGGATATCTTCCAGGACGTCCGGGCCCGGGTCCCCGCCCTCCGCCGGGTGGCCCTCGTGAACAACGAGAACAGCCGCATCCCCCAGGAGCTCTCGGAGTTCTACCTGCCCCTCCTCTGCGGCCCCGAGATCGCGGTGGCCGCCACCAAGAGCTTCCTCAACCAGATCGCCGTGCTCTACGCCCTCGCCGCCTCCTTCTCCATGAACGAGCGCCGCGTCGTCGAGCAGCTCCGGGCGGCCCGGGACCTCGTGGAGCGCACCCTGGCCGGGTGCGGCGAGGCCGTGGAGGCCGCCGCGCGCCGCCTCCACCTGGAGCCCAGCCTCCACATCCTCGGCACCGGCCTCATCGGCCTGGCCCGGGAGGGGGCCCTCAAGATCCGCGAGGTGGTGCTCAACCACGCCGAAGGGTACGACGCCGCCGAGTTCAAGCACGGGCCCAACACCATCCTCGGCAAGAACACCCTCTTCTCCATCGCGGACCTGGCGGGGCTCCTGGACGCCTACGAGGCCCGCCGGGACGGCAGCCCCTTCCCCGGCGGCATCGACGTCCTGCGGGCCAACCCCGACCTCGTCGAGTCCCACTTCTCCAACTACCCCCTCCTCTTCGTGTGCCCCCGGGACGAGCGGGACGTGCGGATCACCATCAGCCAGATCCACACCCACAAGATCCGGGGCGCCGACATCCTCCTCATCGCCGAGGCCGATCCCGACCTGGCCCTGGCCGTCGCCGGCCGGCCCATGGGCGACGACCGCTACCAGTCCCTCTACCTGGAGGTCCCGCCGGCCCCCGATCCGAACCTCTTCGTGTTCGCGGCGACCCTCCTCCTCCAGCGCCTCGCCTTCCGCATGTCGGTGCTCAAGATGGAGTATCTGGACCAGTTGCGGGTGGCCGACCACGGCGTCCACCCCGACAGTCCCAAGAACGTCTCCAAGTCCATCACCGTGGACTGA
- a CDS encoding FAD-dependent oxidoreductase, with protein MTNNPSHDAPELDAATRHALENGLSRRSFLTHTALGAAAVGMVGLPGVAAAAAEPGKAKAKAAAAPAGEFGKTPGATLNFLPKPKPIPEKAIKETLTFDVVVVGAGASGVPAALSAHEAGAKVAVLQKAPFAVSQGNTGTGIDLAKSDKAGVEALVALIVGNNNHRSNTKLVRQWAYNSGEAVRWVIDRAKKGGSPVFDQGNVQHGPNLKVNGYPMSYVTSFFGPKPYTTGDGMRDLAKYAEAQGVKFFYLHPAAQLVQGRNGEVVGVIAQNAQGQYIRFMAKKGVILATGDYQSNKAMSDYFLPDLRHMGRKQMDRDGDGFVMAFWAGAVFDPIGHTKMLHDFDAGPATMCDMPFLAVNRDGKRFVSECVEMSLLNNYLKNEKDAGHYCQIFDADYMTRAAKWPGRLVPPEGLKNYMPDVPGPKKGVLEPFINTHVADTLDELARKLGLDPAALAATVKRYNDLAAAGRDEDFGNPADKMAPVLKAPFYGIHRAVRVSAIVSGMVVNERHNALDADGKPIKGLYLAGNLSGGFYGGIDYPMAVPGLSLGRCYTVGYLTGKHVASL; from the coding sequence ATGACGAACAACCCATCCCACGACGCACCGGAGCTGGATGCCGCGACCCGGCATGCCCTGGAGAACGGCCTTTCCCGGCGCAGCTTCCTGACCCACACGGCCCTCGGGGCGGCAGCGGTCGGCATGGTCGGCCTGCCCGGCGTCGCCGCGGCCGCCGCCGAGCCCGGCAAGGCCAAGGCCAAGGCCGCCGCGGCCCCCGCCGGCGAGTTCGGGAAGACGCCCGGCGCCACCCTGAACTTCCTGCCCAAGCCCAAGCCCATCCCCGAAAAGGCCATCAAGGAGACCCTCACCTTCGATGTGGTGGTGGTCGGCGCCGGCGCCTCGGGCGTCCCGGCGGCCCTCTCCGCCCATGAGGCCGGCGCCAAGGTCGCCGTCCTCCAGAAGGCCCCCTTCGCCGTCTCCCAGGGCAACACGGGCACCGGCATCGACCTGGCCAAGAGCGACAAGGCCGGCGTCGAGGCCCTGGTCGCCCTGATCGTGGGCAACAACAACCATCGCAGCAACACCAAGCTGGTCCGCCAGTGGGCCTACAACTCCGGTGAAGCCGTCCGCTGGGTCATCGACCGCGCCAAGAAGGGCGGCAGCCCCGTCTTCGACCAGGGCAACGTCCAGCACGGCCCCAACCTGAAGGTGAACGGCTACCCCATGAGCTACGTCACCTCGTTCTTCGGCCCCAAGCCCTACACCACGGGCGACGGCATGCGCGACCTGGCCAAGTACGCCGAAGCGCAGGGCGTGAAGTTCTTCTACCTCCACCCCGCGGCCCAGCTCGTGCAGGGGCGCAACGGCGAGGTGGTGGGCGTGATCGCCCAGAACGCCCAGGGCCAGTACATCCGGTTCATGGCCAAGAAGGGCGTCATCCTGGCGACGGGCGACTACCAGAGCAACAAGGCGATGAGCGACTACTTCCTGCCCGACCTCAGGCACATGGGCCGGAAGCAGATGGACCGCGATGGCGACGGGTTCGTCATGGCCTTCTGGGCCGGGGCCGTCTTCGACCCCATCGGCCACACCAAGATGCTCCACGACTTCGACGCGGGGCCGGCCACCATGTGCGACATGCCCTTCCTGGCGGTCAACCGCGACGGCAAGCGCTTCGTCAGCGAGTGCGTGGAGATGTCCCTGCTCAACAACTACCTGAAGAACGAGAAGGACGCCGGCCACTACTGCCAGATCTTCGACGCGGACTACATGACCCGCGCCGCGAAGTGGCCCGGTCGCCTCGTTCCCCCCGAGGGCCTGAAGAACTACATGCCCGACGTCCCCGGTCCCAAGAAGGGCGTGCTGGAGCCCTTCATCAACACCCACGTGGCCGACACCCTGGACGAACTGGCCCGCAAGCTGGGTCTGGATCCCGCCGCGCTGGCCGCGACGGTCAAGCGCTACAACGACCTGGCCGCGGCCGGCCGCGACGAGGACTTCGGCAACCCCGCGGACAAGATGGCCCCGGTGCTCAAGGCCCCCTTCTACGGGATTCACCGCGCCGTCCGGGTCTCGGCCATCGTGTCGGGCATGGTGGTGAACGAACGGCATAACGCCCTGGACGCCGACGGCAAGCCCATCAAGGGGCTCTACCTCGCCGGCAACCTGAGCGGCGGCTTCTACGGTGGCATCGATTACCCGATGGCAGTCCCCGGCCTCTCCTTGGGCCGGTGCTACACCGTCGGGTACCTCACCGGGAAGCACGTGGCGAGCCTCTGA
- a CDS encoding cytochrome c3 family protein encodes MIRIWRFLPSSLALLAALTLGVQAQAKPATGAEPIKLPAGHVSIQGKSFKDCKTCHTGAQGKPASLVGKLKGVQIHALAGVTCAQCHDGKGKPAPVPTWTCVGCHGPTKDLAARTAQVKPHNPHQSRHYGTDAACAKCHHMHRASENDCLQCHAFQFQVP; translated from the coding sequence ATGATCCGAATTTGGAGATTTCTGCCATCGTCCCTCGCGCTCCTCGCCGCCCTCACCCTGGGCGTCCAGGCCCAGGCCAAGCCGGCCACGGGGGCGGAGCCCATCAAGCTGCCCGCGGGCCACGTGTCCATCCAGGGCAAGTCCTTCAAGGACTGCAAGACCTGCCACACGGGGGCCCAGGGCAAGCCGGCCAGCCTAGTCGGCAAGCTGAAGGGCGTCCAGATCCACGCCCTCGCCGGCGTCACCTGCGCCCAGTGCCACGACGGGAAGGGCAAGCCCGCCCCCGTGCCGACCTGGACCTGCGTGGGCTGCCACGGCCCCACGAAGGACCTCGCCGCCCGCACCGCCCAGGTGAAGCCCCACAACCCGCATCAGTCCCGCCACTACGGCACGGACGCCGCCTGCGCCAAGTGCCACCACATGCACCGCGCCTCGGAGAACGACTGCCTGCAGTGCCACGCTTTCCAGTTCCAGGTGCCCTAG
- the gatE gene encoding Glu-tRNA(Gln) amidotransferase subunit GatE: MIEKLDYESAGLISGLEVHQQLLTAHKLFCRCPAGLYTHTHDGEVLRHMRPTLSELGEYDGTALMEFKTRKEIIYLLNHLNVCTYEMDDTPPFLVNQEAIDVAIELCLAMGMDIIDEVHIARKQYLDGSIPTGFQRTAIVGMNGGMPFHGRTLSVTHVSIEEDSCREVSDKGHRIVWRTDRLGMPLTETVTGPDLRTPQEVRDAITLCGLVARTTGRVRTGIGASRQDVNVSVRGGSRVEIKGVPKAAWAVKLVHNEGIRQVNLLRLRDELHRRGWREPGDVRTHVADVTDVFQSVDLGFMQRAIRSGGRIFAVRLEGGLGLAQWPTQPETTFLDELAGRVRVIACLDEAPIVLSGQQMPEFPLKHRTLERLRRKLRMGENDDYFIVFGPEVDCRTAAEEIRIRFVDALKGVPQETRQSLAGGFTTFERILPGPDRMYPDTDSPPTRITAERVEAARARMRPTPWARFHQFGAWGVPPETTEYLIRRGGVALVDAVVAATGADGLLASVEIGQRAKALHRRGLPVERLGATEWVQIFDLFTGGQIPREGIQMLAAHMAANPGRDAQASMEALGIGVQPREAWARELSALSMEDYRIDKGDSDGKRLRFLAGRAMKLLLGKAPAKDVADYLRTRLTQEASR; encoded by the coding sequence ATGATCGAGAAGCTTGACTACGAATCGGCGGGCTTGATCTCGGGCCTGGAAGTGCATCAGCAGCTTCTCACCGCCCACAAGCTCTTCTGCCGCTGCCCCGCGGGGCTCTACACCCACACCCACGACGGCGAGGTGCTCCGCCACATGCGGCCCACCCTCTCCGAGCTGGGCGAGTACGACGGCACGGCGCTGATGGAGTTCAAGACGCGCAAGGAGATCATCTATCTCCTGAACCACCTCAACGTGTGCACCTATGAGATGGACGACACCCCGCCCTTCCTGGTGAACCAGGAGGCCATCGACGTCGCCATCGAGCTCTGCCTGGCCATGGGCATGGACATCATCGACGAGGTCCACATCGCCCGGAAGCAGTACCTGGACGGCTCCATTCCCACCGGCTTCCAGCGCACGGCCATCGTGGGCATGAACGGCGGGATGCCCTTCCACGGGCGCACCCTCAGCGTCACCCACGTCTCGATCGAGGAGGACTCCTGCCGCGAGGTGAGCGACAAGGGCCACCGCATCGTCTGGCGCACGGACCGCCTGGGCATGCCCCTCACGGAGACCGTGACCGGCCCCGACCTGCGGACCCCCCAGGAGGTGCGGGACGCCATCACCCTCTGCGGCCTCGTGGCCCGGACCACGGGCCGGGTCCGCACCGGCATCGGCGCCAGCCGCCAGGACGTCAATGTCAGCGTCAGGGGCGGCAGCCGGGTCGAGATCAAGGGCGTGCCCAAGGCGGCCTGGGCGGTGAAGCTCGTGCACAACGAGGGCATCCGCCAGGTCAACCTGCTCCGCCTGCGCGACGAGCTCCACCGGCGCGGCTGGCGGGAGCCCGGCGATGTCCGCACCCACGTGGCCGATGTCACCGACGTGTTCCAGTCGGTGGACCTGGGCTTCATGCAGCGCGCCATCCGGAGCGGCGGCCGGATCTTCGCGGTCCGCCTGGAGGGCGGCCTGGGCCTGGCCCAGTGGCCCACCCAGCCGGAGACCACCTTCCTGGACGAACTCGCGGGCCGGGTCCGGGTCATCGCCTGCCTGGACGAAGCGCCCATTGTGCTCAGCGGCCAGCAGATGCCCGAATTCCCCCTGAAGCACCGCACCCTCGAGCGCCTCCGCCGGAAGCTGCGCATGGGGGAGAACGACGACTACTTCATCGTCTTCGGACCCGAGGTGGACTGCCGCACGGCCGCCGAGGAGATCCGGATCCGCTTCGTGGACGCCCTCAAAGGGGTGCCCCAGGAGACCCGCCAGTCCCTGGCCGGCGGGTTCACCACCTTCGAGCGCATCCTGCCCGGCCCGGACCGGATGTACCCCGACACCGACTCGCCCCCCACCCGCATCACCGCCGAGCGCGTGGAGGCGGCCCGGGCCCGCATGCGGCCCACCCCCTGGGCGCGGTTCCACCAGTTCGGCGCCTGGGGCGTGCCCCCGGAGACCACGGAGTACCTCATCCGCAGGGGCGGCGTCGCCCTCGTGGACGCCGTGGTGGCCGCGACGGGCGCGGACGGCCTCCTGGCCTCCGTGGAGATCGGGCAGCGGGCCAAGGCCCTCCACCGCCGCGGCCTGCCCGTGGAACGGCTGGGCGCCACCGAATGGGTCCAGATCTTCGACCTCTTCACCGGCGGCCAGATCCCCCGCGAGGGCATCCAGATGCTCGCCGCCCACATGGCCGCCAACCCGGGCCGGGACGCCCAGGCGTCCATGGAGGCCCTGGGCATCGGCGTCCAGCCCCGGGAGGCCTGGGCCCGCGAGCTGTCCGCCCTCTCCATGGAGGACTACCGCATCGACAAGGGCGACTCGGACGGCAAGCGCCTGCGCTTCCTGGCCGGGCGCGCCATGAAGCTCCTCCTCGGCAAGGCCCCCGCGAAGGACGTGGCCGACTACCTCAGGACCCGGCTCACCCAGGAGGCTTCCCGATGA
- the gatD gene encoding Glu-tRNA(Gln) amidotransferase subunit GatD yields MSAAIPLNERDDRFQGYRGPARDALERYAIGVWSEVEIVNDRGSVFKGVILPRSETFDDLHIVVKLFNGYNVGVEATRIASAVETGYRKAVYKIPEKAFPCDFRKKNVTLLGTGGTIASRLDYRTGAVIPAFTPGELYGAVPELADIANMETKKLFGVFSENMGPEQYKALAKAIGEEIAKGVDGIVVGHGTDTMSHTGAILSFMVQNSPVPIVLVGSQRSSDRPSSDAALNLMNAVRTAAECDIAEVMLCMFGPTSDNYDLLHRGTRCRKMHSSYRSTFRTIGATPLATVSRETNEHGKHFTYLTDDYLKRDRSRVPIINPAFEEKVTIQYYYPNFNPDIIDALSDLNYRGLVIAGTGLGHINKPLYPAVKRAIQKGMTVVMTVQTIWGYAQMYVYDTGRDLLNLGIIPMDNMLPETAYMKLAWVLGQTDDPKRIREMLLTPVNHEITPREPHNGYLVLQGGLPEVEAFIGQHWK; encoded by the coding sequence ATGAGCGCCGCCATCCCCCTGAACGAGCGTGACGACCGGTTCCAGGGCTACCGCGGACCCGCGCGCGACGCCCTCGAGCGCTACGCCATCGGCGTCTGGAGCGAGGTGGAGATCGTCAACGACCGCGGCTCGGTCTTCAAGGGCGTGATCCTCCCCCGCAGCGAGACCTTCGACGACCTCCACATCGTGGTCAAGCTGTTCAACGGCTACAACGTCGGCGTCGAGGCCACCCGCATCGCCTCCGCCGTCGAGACCGGATACCGCAAGGCCGTCTACAAGATCCCCGAGAAGGCCTTCCCCTGCGACTTCCGCAAGAAGAACGTCACCCTGCTGGGCACGGGCGGCACCATCGCCTCCCGCCTGGACTACCGCACCGGCGCCGTGATCCCGGCCTTCACCCCCGGCGAGCTCTACGGCGCCGTCCCGGAGCTGGCCGACATCGCGAACATGGAGACCAAGAAGCTCTTCGGGGTCTTCAGCGAGAACATGGGCCCCGAGCAGTACAAGGCCCTGGCCAAGGCCATCGGCGAGGAGATCGCCAAGGGCGTGGACGGCATCGTGGTCGGCCACGGCACGGACACCATGAGCCACACGGGGGCGATCCTCAGCTTCATGGTCCAGAACTCCCCGGTGCCCATCGTCCTCGTCGGCAGCCAGCGCAGTTCCGACCGGCCCTCCTCCGACGCGGCCCTCAACCTCATGAACGCGGTCCGGACCGCGGCCGAGTGCGACATCGCCGAAGTCATGCTCTGCATGTTCGGCCCGACGTCGGACAACTACGACCTGCTGCACCGCGGCACCCGCTGCCGGAAGATGCACTCCAGCTACCGGAGCACCTTCCGCACCATCGGCGCCACCCCCCTGGCCACCGTGAGCCGGGAGACCAACGAGCACGGGAAGCACTTCACCTACCTCACCGACGACTACCTGAAGCGGGACCGCAGCCGCGTGCCCATCATCAACCCGGCCTTCGAGGAGAAGGTCACCATCCAGTACTACTACCCGAACTTCAACCCCGACATCATCGACGCCCTCTCCGACCTGAACTACCGGGGCCTCGTGATCGCCGGGACGGGCCTGGGCCACATCAACAAGCCCCTGTACCCCGCCGTCAAGCGCGCCATCCAGAAGGGCATGACCGTGGTCATGACGGTCCAGACCATCTGGGGCTACGCCCAGATGTACGTCTACGACACCGGCCGCGACCTGCTCAACCTGGGGATCATCCCCATGGACAACATGCTCCCCGAGACGGCCTACATGAAGCTCGCCTGGGTCCTGGGCCAGACCGACGATCCCAAGCGGATCCGGGAGATGCTGCTCACCCCCGTGAACCACGAGATCACGCCCCGGGAGCCGCACAACGGCTACCTCGTGCTCCAGGGCGGGCTCCCCGAGGTGGAAGCCTTCATCGGGCAGCACTGGAAGTAG
- a CDS encoding glutaredoxin family protein, translating into MPGHESLKGLDLQVYTATWCPDCRRLERWLAEAGIPHADVDIETVPGAAERLERETGKRAIPFILVNGTRWVRGYHRELPSRLDPALLVQELLQAAES; encoded by the coding sequence ATGCCGGGTCACGAATCCCTTAAGGGACTGGATTTACAAGTATATACCGCCACCTGGTGCCCCGATTGCCGCCGCCTGGAACGCTGGCTGGCCGAGGCCGGCATCCCCCATGCGGACGTGGACATCGAGACCGTCCCCGGGGCCGCCGAACGCCTGGAGCGGGAGACGGGCAAGCGCGCCATCCCCTTCATCCTCGTGAATGGAACCCGCTGGGTCCGGGGCTATCACCGGGAGCTGCCGAGCCGCCTGGACCCCGCCCTGCTGGTCCAGGAACTGCTGCAAGCGGCAGAATCTTGA
- the mreB gene encoding rod shape-determining protein gives MPTPFSAQFWSSLFTSDLAIDLGTASVLVYTKQAGRIVVYEPSIVALNTQTHEVEAVGDEAKQLLGRTPQGVQTIRPMKDGMIYEVDAAEKMLAAFIKKARPNRGIARTRIVVSVPPRAHQVARRAVKQVCYDAKAGEVFLVDQTMVAAIGAGLAINEKRGCMIVDIGGGTTDVAVISYNGKVFSDSILVAGDEMDEAIIKYIREKYNVLISEAAAEEVKWTLGSAYISDKTRTMSISGRDQFEGLPKTLTLNDTEIREALAEPISAIIDLVRKALNETPPQLAADLIDRGICLTGGGSKIQGLDVRISKETHLPCYRAENPETAVVRGTAMLLEDIPFLRRIQILD, from the coding sequence GTGCCGACACCTTTTTCCGCCCAATTCTGGTCCAGCCTCTTCACGTCCGATCTCGCCATCGATCTGGGCACCGCCTCCGTGCTGGTGTACACCAAGCAGGCGGGCAGAATCGTGGTTTACGAGCCATCCATCGTCGCCCTGAACACCCAGACCCATGAAGTGGAGGCCGTCGGCGACGAGGCCAAGCAGCTCCTGGGCCGCACCCCCCAGGGGGTCCAGACCATCCGGCCCATGAAGGACGGCATGATCTACGAGGTGGACGCCGCCGAGAAGATGCTGGCCGCCTTCATCAAGAAGGCCCGGCCCAACCGGGGCATCGCCCGCACCCGCATCGTCGTCAGCGTCCCCCCCCGGGCCCACCAGGTGGCGCGCCGCGCGGTCAAGCAGGTCTGCTACGACGCCAAGGCCGGCGAGGTCTTCCTCGTGGACCAGACCATGGTGGCCGCCATCGGCGCCGGGCTCGCCATCAACGAGAAGCGGGGCTGCATGATCGTCGATATCGGCGGCGGCACCACGGACGTGGCGGTGATCTCCTACAACGGCAAGGTCTTCTCCGACTCCATCCTCGTGGCCGGCGACGAGATGGACGAGGCGATCATCAAGTACATCCGTGAGAAGTACAACGTCCTCATCTCCGAGGCGGCCGCCGAAGAGGTCAAGTGGACCCTCGGCTCCGCGTACATCTCCGACAAGACCCGGACCATGAGCATTTCCGGCCGGGACCAGTTCGAGGGCCTGCCCAAGACCCTGACCCTGAACGACACCGAGATCCGGGAGGCCCTGGCCGAGCCCATCAGCGCCATCATCGACCTCGTGCGCAAGGCCCTCAACGAGACGCCCCCCCAGCTGGCGGCGGACCTCATCGACCGGGGCATCTGCCTGACCGGCGGCGGGTCCAAGATCCAGGGCCTGGACGTGCGCATCTCCAAGGAGACCCACCTGCCCTGCTACCGAGCGGAAAACCCCGAGACCGCCGTGGTGCGCGGCACCGCCATGCTGCTCGAGGACATCCCCTTCCTGAGGCGCATCCAGATCCTGGACTGA
- the mreC gene encoding rod shape-determining protein MreC: protein MRRRAWGWNPTGRRRWAMAALLLGHLGWILLGRGPGGRWRALMDLAGTPTRMVSGRLEAWRDHRRQRLDTYKAAVAEATRLRAQVAAFQAERDALAPRLVEADEAIRLLGLKKLLPLSFTPARVIASTRRAPFGGLFLDLGSDGGLQPDQGVICPEGVVGRLWEVGPTQASLLPLDAYNASTGVMLARSRATGVLQGLGPGKAALRYIGSQEGVQVGEPVYTSGLDRIFPRGLLVGYVSSVRPRDVELQVEVSLAAPLDRVNLVLILPPRPQLELPPPAQPKPTEKPKVRKGAP from the coding sequence ATGCGTAGGCGCGCCTGGGGCTGGAACCCGACCGGACGCAGGCGCTGGGCCATGGCGGCCCTGCTGCTGGGGCATCTGGGCTGGATCCTGTTGGGGCGCGGCCCCGGCGGGCGCTGGCGGGCCCTGATGGACCTGGCGGGGACCCCCACCCGGATGGTGTCCGGCCGGCTCGAAGCCTGGCGGGATCACCGCCGGCAGCGCCTGGACACCTACAAGGCGGCCGTGGCCGAAGCCACCCGCCTCCGGGCCCAGGTGGCCGCCTTCCAGGCGGAGCGGGACGCCCTCGCGCCGCGCCTGGTGGAGGCCGACGAGGCCATCCGCCTCCTGGGGCTCAAGAAGCTCCTGCCCCTCTCCTTCACGCCGGCCCGGGTCATCGCGAGCACCCGCCGGGCCCCCTTCGGCGGCCTCTTCCTCGACCTGGGCAGCGACGGGGGGCTCCAGCCGGACCAGGGCGTGATCTGCCCCGAGGGGGTGGTCGGCCGGCTTTGGGAGGTGGGTCCCACCCAGGCGAGCCTCCTCCCCCTGGACGCCTACAACGCCTCCACCGGCGTGATGCTGGCCCGGAGCCGGGCCACCGGCGTCCTCCAGGGCCTGGGCCCGGGCAAGGCCGCCCTGCGCTACATCGGCAGCCAGGAAGGGGTCCAGGTCGGCGAGCCGGTCTACACCTCGGGCCTGGACCGCATCTTCCCCCGCGGCCTCCTGGTGGGCTACGTGAGTTCCGTGCGCCCCCGCGACGTGGAGCTCCAGGTGGAGGTCTCCCTGGCCGCGCCCCTGGACCGGGTCAACCTCGTCCTGATCCTGCCGCCCCGGCCCCAGCTGGAACTGCCGCCGCCGGCCCAGCCCAAGCCCACCGAGAAGCCCAAGGTCCGGAAGGGGGCGCCATGA